Genomic window (Desulfobacterales bacterium):
GCCGAAGTTGTTTCAAATTCCGCTTTTGCCGTCACGGCTGCGGCTCAGGGTCCGCTACACCGTTCGCTATAAGAAAACCCCTTTCCCGGTCCAACCTCAAACGTACGGGGTTTACCGAAACCTTACGGGAAGGGGGTTAGTAATAGTACCAGATAGTCTTGTAATCCCTGGGGTTTTCGCCGATGGCATGCAGCCGTTTCAGGTAGTCGAGAATGGGCACGTCCTCGCTGGTGTGGGTTGAGGTTATCTTGGAGATGTTTTTCTCCCAGGGATGGAATTCGTAGAGCCGGGCGCCGTCCGGCAGGATCGAGATCAGGTCGCGGTGCTGGCTGGCGCGGAGATAACTCTTGCCCAGTCCGGGCACGTTGTAGACCGCCTCATCGGTGCGGGCCATGCCGGGCAGGAGCCGGGCCTCTTCCTTTTGTTCCTGGAGCAGCCTGGCAATGGGCACCCGGTATTCAACGGTCTCCTCCTTGCCCTTGGTGTTGAATGTATAATAGGGCTCGACCCCGATCAAGGCCAGCTTCCGGCGCAGGAAGGCCGCCTCGAACCGGCGGGAGACAAAAAAGGTGTAGACCAGCTGGTTGTAGACCGAGATGCCCCGGCGCTTGAGCCGCTGTACCGCGGTCACGGTATCCGGAGTGATCTCGTAGGGATGTTGGATGTGGGTGACAACCGCCACCTGTCTTTTGCCCGGGACCAGATAAGCGGCAAGCAGGTCGGCCAGGGAGTCGGTGATCCGCATCGGCATGGTGACCAGGGTGCGGGAGCCGATCCGGATCCGTTCCACCGACGGAATCGCGGCAAGCCCGTCCATGATCCGTCTGATATCCTTATCGGGCATGGCCAGGGGGTCGCCGCCGGTAAGGAGCACCTCGTGGATGGCCGGATGTTTTTTAATCCAGCGCAGGGCTTTTTTGATGGCCTCGTCCGAGGCCATGGCCCCGGGCTCCATGGCGTCGTTGATCTCCCAGTTACGCTGGCAGTAGACGCAGATCTGGGGACAGGTATTGAATGGCTTGAAGATACAGATGGCCGGGTAGCGGCGGGTGATGAGATCAGCGGGCGAGGTGTCGGCCTCACGCATGAAATCCAGACATTTGCCCTTGCGGCCCGGAAGCCCCATCTGCTCCACATAACTGGGCGGCGGAATCACCTGGGCCCGGATGGCCCGGTCCCGTCCGGCCTTAAGGGCGTCGTCCATCAGCGACAGGTAATGCGGGGTAATCCCGAACGGCAGCTTTTGCGCCCGGGCAGACTCGATCGCCTGTCGTTCGGAATCGGACAGCTTGAGCAGTTGGTTGATCAACTCCGGGTCGCGGAGCACGTTGTCGGCCTGCCACTGCCAGTTGTGCCAGTCTGTTTTGTCGGCCTTGAGCGTTTTCAGGATCCGGGCTCGCCGTTTTTCACGGCGCAGGACAGCCTTGTCCGCCAGGCCCGACTGAAATCTGGCCTTCTGCGCCTCGACCTCGATCGAGAGTTCGTCCAACTGGCGCGACCGTTCAATGGCCGCCTTTCTGCCCTTGAGCCGGGTCGGCACCAGGTGGAGATCCACCAGTTTGCGGCCCGGACCTCTGCCTTGGAGGCCCAGAAAGAGGTAGAGCAGTTCGGCATAGAATGCCGGGGTAAGATCCGGGCGCGGTTTGTCCCGGGCAATGTCGCGGATCGCCTCGGCCACCGAGAATCCGGCCCGGTCTTCCGAACGGCGGGCCAGGATCCGGTTCAGCACGTCGGCGCAGTCCCGCACCCGGATAATGGAGCCCTCGGAAAATGAGTCGTAGTCGTTAAAGGTAGCAAAGGCGACCCGGTGGGCATGCCGGGAAAGGGCCTGGCGGAGATCGTCGACATTTTCCGAGTTGCGGGCCAGGGCGAAAATTTCCCGGGCCTTTGATATAAGGTGTTCAGGAGTGTACATTGCCGGATTAAGCATACGTATAACCTTCTGTTGCACATGCCTGGGTAGGGGCGCCGCTGAGGACGGCAACCAAGCCCAGCCGCTGATTATAAACGACAGCGGTCGTAATTGATCGTTCAGGACCGTTGGTCCGGGAGGTTTGGGAAGGTTTTTCCCAAAAAAAACGCTTTTTTGGTCTGCAACAAAAAAATATACCGTATTTTGATGCAACTGACAACCCGGGTTGGATTGAGGCTGAGATCCAAAGGGGACTCCGGCGGCTCGGTTGCTTGCCGGTTGCTCCTTCAACGCGCCAGGGCATGACGTTTTTGTAAAGGGTTGCCTTGAATCGAGGAGAGCGGAAACAGCGGGTTGGGCCGCATCTCATTGGCGTGGATTTTACGAGTACCAGGCGGTCTCAAAACGGATCTCTTCTGGTAAGGCTTTGACATTCCTTTTGGGATGGATACAATGGCGATCAAGCCGGTGCGGGGGTTACTGGTCTTGACGATCATCATTCATGCCCCGTGATCAGTTACCAATGAAGAGGGGAGGGATATGAAAAGGCTGAGTCGGTATTTTCTGGAAGGGTTATTGGTGCTCGTGCCCCTGGTGGTTACCATCTATGTAATCACCGTGATTTTTCTGAAAATCGATCATCTGTTTAATTTTACCACCCCGGGACTGGGGGTGGCGGCCACCCTGCTGCTCATCACCCTGGTGGGTTTCGTGGCCTCCAATTTTCTGACCCGCAAGCTGGTGCGGTTGATTGAAACTCTCTTTACCCGGCTGCCCCTGATCAAGATGATCTATTCCTCGATCAAGGATCTGGTCAACGCCTTTGTCGGTGATAAAAAAAGCTTCAACCGGCCGGTCCTGGTTTCTCTCTCCGCGGACAATGGAATTCAGGCCGTCGGCTTCATCACCCGGGATAATCTGGAGCATATCGGCATCAGCGGCAGGATGGCGGTCTATTTCCCCCAGTCCTACAATTTTGCCGGCAACCTGGTGGTGGTTCCCAACGAACGGGTCTTTCCCCTGGACGCCGACCCGGGTGATGTGATGTCGTTCGTGGTCTCCGGCGGCATTTCAGAAGCCGGAAATAAGAGGACGATAAAAACAGTGGACAGTGGGAGAAAAAAACAGTGCTGAGTGCCGGACAATGGTAACCACTCACAGGATTACCGGGTTTGCCCGGCAACCGGCAAACAAAAAAAGGAGTCAGCCCGGATGAGTTGACTCCTTTTGTCGTTTCTGGTGACCCCTACGGGACTCGAACCCGTGCTACCGGCGTGAGAGGCCGGCGTCCTAGACCGCTAGACGAAGGGGCCGTAATGAAGGAACACTTTATATATGATGCGCTGTTTTTTGTCAAACTTAAAAAAGGCTTATGCCACGTGCACGTTCTGCCTGCGGATAAAGTTCCGGCCCGCCTCTTCGGCCGCGGCCAGAAACCGCCCCGCCTTTTTGGCCTCCCCGCGCCGGTCAAGGCCCCGGACCAGCAGTTGGTTGTCATAGCGCATGTCCATGGCGTCAAAGGCGTATTTCATGCACCGCACCGCGCCTTCGAAGACCCGCTCCCCCCTGGTGGCGGCAACCGAGAGAAAAAAACCCCGCCGTTCCGGGTCCTGCCGCCACGCCCCTTTTTCCTTGGCCAGCCGTTTCCGGTTCCACAGGGCCTGGGTCCGGTCGACAAAGGCCTTGGCCTGGGCGGTGATTCCGTAGAAGAAGATGGGCGAGGCCAGGATAATCAGCCGGGTGTTGATTATTTTTTTATAGAGCGGGGTCATGTCGTCCTTGATCACGCATTCGCCGGTCTTGTCGCAGTCGCCGCAACTGGTGCAGGCTGAGATGTCAAGATCGCAGAGCCGGATGATCTCCGGCCGGCCGCCGGCCGCTTCCACGCCCTTGAGCATCGCCTTGAGCAGAACTTCCGAGTTGCCGCCCTTCCGGGGACTGCCGAGAAATGCGAGCACATCCATAAGGTGTCTCCTTACCAGGGCTCCTGGTCGGGTGTGTTGGAACCGGTTGGCTGGTCGGTGTTACCTGTCTTATCCGGCAACCGGTTGTAGAACCCGGTATCGTCCTGCAGGCGCGCGGAGAGTTGGTTGTTCAAGAAGCGGGGAGCACAGCGCCAGCGCCAGTTGTTCTTCATGGTGCTCGGGGTGTTCATCCGGCAGTCGCTGCCGAATCCGAGCAGGTCCTGGAGCGGGATGATCGCCAGGTCGGCCACCGAGGCCAGGGCGATGCGGACCATGTCCCGGGCAATGTCATTGCCGTTGCTGTTGGCGTAGCGCCTGAGCGCGGCCCCGGCCCTGGCCGAGCATTTATCGCCCAGATACCAGCCCAGCGAGGTGTCGTTGTCATGGGTGCCGGTATAGACCACGCAGTTACCGGTCTTATAGTTATGGGGCAGATAGGGATTGCTCATGTCCGAGTCAAAGGCGAACTGGAGGATTTTCATCCCAGGCAGGCCGAGTGCGTCGCGCAGTTCTTCCACCTCCGGGGTGATGACCCCCAGGTCCTCGGCAATGATCGACATTTTTTTTAAATCCAGGGCCTCAAAAAAAGCAAGTCCCGGGCCTGGCACCCAGCGTCCCTTGATCGCGGTCTTTTCAGCGGCCGGGATCTCCCAATAGGACTCAAGGCCCCGGAAATGGTCGATCCGGACCATATCCATCCCGGAGAAGATATGGTTGAACCGTTCCTGCCACCAGTTGACCAGTGCATGGTTGATCCGGCCCTGGTCGTCATGCCAGCAGTAGACCGGGTTGCCCCAGCGCTGGCCGGTGGAGCTGAAATAATCGGGCGGCACCCCGGCAACGTGGGTGGGGGTCAGGGTCTGGCGGTCAAGTTTATAGAACTCCTGGTGGGTCCAGACGTCAACGCTGTCCAGGGCCGTGTAGATGGGAATATCGCCGATCAGGGTTATTTTTTTCTCCTGGGCCGCCCGGCGCAGCGACTGCCACTGGCGGTTAAAAACAAATTGTTCGAATTGATAGTAGAGGATCCGCTCGGCCAGCCGGTCCCGGGCCCGGTCAAGGGCCTCCGGTCTCCGGCGGGCCTCCGGCCCGGGCCACCGGTACCAGGGGGCGAAGTTGTTTTCTTCCCGCAGGCTCATGAACAGGGCATAATCGGCCAGCCAGGTCCGGGATTGGCGGAAGTCAACAAAGGCCGGGTCCGGATCAATGCGGAAGGCGGCAAAGGCCCGGCCAAGGAGTTTGGTCTTAAGGGCGATCACCCTGGGAAAATCCACCAGGTATTCGGAAAACTCCGGGACGGCGAGGTCGGTCTTGTCGAGCAGACCGGAGACAACGAGCCCCTGCGGGTCGATCAGCAGCGGGTTGCCGGCAAAGGCCGACAGGCTCATGTAGGGCGAGTTGTCGAATATCGGACTGGTGGGGGTGATGGGCAGAAACTGCCAGTATTGCTGACCGCCCGCCTGGAGGAAATCCAGGAACCAATGGGCCTGTTTCCCCAAAGAGCCGATGCCGTAGGGATCGGGCAGGGAGGTGAAATGGAAAAGGATGCCGCTGCCGCGTTGCATATTTCAGGGATCAGAAGTCAGAGGTCAGAGGTCAGAGGTCAGATACTACACCAGTATAACTTGCGTGCCGTCCCCTGTCACCTGTCTTCCGCTTGCCGGCCCGGGTCCGGCCGGGCTGGTTGCTAACGGCAATTTTTTGTTTGTTTTTCTGCCGGGATTGGATATAATCAAACATTTTACGTCTGCCGCTGTTGTTGCGGACCGGGCAGGGCTTACCCTTCCTGCCGCCAGTTGCGCACAATCTTTTTTTTCGGGTAATCTCCTGGGCGCCTATAAAGCGGAAATGCGAGCCAGATTCGCCATAGATATTCAAACCCTCCATACGCGCCTGAACACCAGGCCCTCAATTTCCATGGTCTTATTCTCTGCCAATGGTTCTTCGGCAGGCAACGCCTTGGACTCCACTGGGCCGGTCCGGACCACTGCCGCCCGCAATATGATTAAAGGAGCGACCTTTCGTGCTAGCTAATATTAAGGCGAAATTATTAGATGCTGGAAAGGATGAGGGATGTATTTCCTTTGCCCTGCTCAATGAACTGCTGCCCGACGACATTAAGGCACCCAACGCCATTGAGGAGATCTTTGATTTTCTTGGCAAGAACAATATCGAGATCGTTTGCGAGGAAAAATCCGGCCAGCGGCGAACCCTGAGCGGCGAGAAATGGGAGGATTTTCAGCGGCATGCGGCCGAGGACCTGGCCGCGGGCAAGGATTCCGCCGCTGGGATCGTTTCCATGGCCGCTGGCGAGGAACACGAGCAGGAAGAGACCACCACCACCTATCTCCGGGAGATGGGGCGGTTCGATCTGCTGACCCCGGAGGAGGAGGCCAAGTACAGCCGCACCATCCGTGAGGGGTTTGATGCGATCATCGCGGCGATCCAGGAAGACAAAACCGGGGTCCCTGAGATGGAGGCGCTCAAGGAACGGATCGAACTCTGGAAGAAACGGGATCCCTCGTTAAAGCCCAAGAAGCAGCAGCTCAACTACATGAAAGGGCATGTGGCCAAGGCGGTGCAGGCCCACCCCGGGATCGGCCTCCTGGAGATTCAGGCCCGGGTCGAGGCCTATGTCCGCTCCATCGAGGCGGCCAAGGACGAGATGATCCGGGCCAACCTGCGGCTGGTGGTCAGTATTGCCAAGCGGTACATGCACCAGGGGCTGACCCTGGCCGACCTGATCCAGGAAGGCAACCTGGGCCTGATGCGGGCCGTGTTCCGTTTCGACTACACCAAGGGCAACAAGTTTTCCACCTATGCCAGCTGGTGGATCCGCCAGGCGATCACCCGGGCGATCCTGGACAAGACCAGGACCATCCGGCTGCCGGTCCATTTTCTCGAACTGCGCAGCCAGTTCTTCAAGGCCTTTTATTCCCTGCTCAAGGAACTGGGCCGGGAGCCCACCCCGGTGGAGATCTCCAAAAACACCGATCTGCCGATGAGCAAGATCCTGGCGATCCTCGAGGCATCCCGGGAGCCGATTTCCCTGGAGACCCCGATTGGCGACGACGACAGCACCCTGGGTGATTTTCTCGAGAACCAGGAGTCGATATCACCCTACGACGCGGTGCAGAACCGGGAGCTTTCCGGCCGGGTCAAGAACATCCTGCACACCCTGAGCAAGCGGGAGGAGAAGATCATCCGTCTCCGTTTCGGGATCGGCGAAAAGGCCGAGTATACCCTGGAGGAGATCGGCAAGCGGTTCAACGTCTCCAGGGAGCGGATCCGCCAGATCGAGAAAAAGGCGCTCAACCGGCTCCGGCACTCCAGCCGGCGGGATAAGTTGAAGCATTTCCTGGACTGACCGGCAGGGCCGGCCGCACAGGAACAACGAAACAGGTCACTCCGGCATGGCAAGGACAGCACGTTCGCGGCGACCGCCATATCCATAATAAAAAACCCTGTCCGAATAATAATGAACTCGCCGCGCGGCCTGCCGCGGGACATGTTTATCCAACCCGGGAAAGAAAAAAAATGGATTCACAGATTGTCAAGGCCGGCCTGGGGGATATCCTTGAAAAGGTGCGGTCCGGCGAGCGGCTCAGCCTTGATGACGGCGGCCGGCTCTACCGATCCCCTGACATCCTGGCAGTTGGCTACCTGGCCAATATCGTCCGCGAACGTTTCAACGGCGACCAGACCTTTTTTATCTATAACCAGCACATCAATTACTCAAATATCTGCACCAACCTCTGCAAGTTCTGCGCATTCGGCAAGGACAAGGACTCGCCGCTGGCCTATGAGATGAGCGTTGACCAGGTGGCGGCCAAGGTGCGGGAACGGCTGGCCGAGCCGATCAATGAGATCCACATG
Coding sequences:
- a CDS encoding sigma-70 family RNA polymerase sigma factor, which translates into the protein MLANIKAKLLDAGKDEGCISFALLNELLPDDIKAPNAIEEIFDFLGKNNIEIVCEEKSGQRRTLSGEKWEDFQRHAAEDLAAGKDSAAGIVSMAAGEEHEQEETTTTYLREMGRFDLLTPEEEAKYSRTIREGFDAIIAAIQEDKTGVPEMEALKERIELWKKRDPSLKPKKQQLNYMKGHVAKAVQAHPGIGLLEIQARVEAYVRSIEAAKDEMIRANLRLVVSIAKRYMHQGLTLADLIQEGNLGLMRAVFRFDYTKGNKFSTYASWWIRQAITRAILDKTRTIRLPVHFLELRSQFFKAFYSLLKELGREPTPVEISKNTDLPMSKILAILEASREPISLETPIGDDDSTLGDFLENQESISPYDAVQNRELSGRVKNILHTLSKREEKIIRLRFGIGEKAEYTLEEIGKRFNVSRERIRQIEKKALNRLRHSSRRDKLKHFLD
- a CDS encoding KamA family radical SAM protein encodes the protein MLNPAMYTPEHLISKAREIFALARNSENVDDLRQALSRHAHRVAFATFNDYDSFSEGSIIRVRDCADVLNRILARRSEDRAGFSVAEAIRDIARDKPRPDLTPAFYAELLYLFLGLQGRGPGRKLVDLHLVPTRLKGRKAAIERSRQLDELSIEVEAQKARFQSGLADKAVLRREKRRARILKTLKADKTDWHNWQWQADNVLRDPELINQLLKLSDSERQAIESARAQKLPFGITPHYLSLMDDALKAGRDRAIRAQVIPPPSYVEQMGLPGRKGKCLDFMREADTSPADLITRRYPAICIFKPFNTCPQICVYCQRNWEINDAMEPGAMASDEAIKKALRWIKKHPAIHEVLLTGGDPLAMPDKDIRRIMDGLAAIPSVERIRIGSRTLVTMPMRITDSLADLLAAYLVPGKRQVAVVTHIQHPYEITPDTVTAVQRLKRRGISVYNQLVYTFFVSRRFEAAFLRRKLALIGVEPYYTFNTKGKEETVEYRVPIARLLQEQKEEARLLPGMARTDEAVYNVPGLGKSYLRASQHRDLISILPDGARLYEFHPWEKNISKITSTHTSEDVPILDYLKRLHAIGENPRDYKTIWYYY
- the malQ gene encoding 4-alpha-glucanotransferase, which produces MQRGSGILFHFTSLPDPYGIGSLGKQAHWFLDFLQAGGQQYWQFLPITPTSPIFDNSPYMSLSAFAGNPLLIDPQGLVVSGLLDKTDLAVPEFSEYLVDFPRVIALKTKLLGRAFAAFRIDPDPAFVDFRQSRTWLADYALFMSLREENNFAPWYRWPGPEARRRPEALDRARDRLAERILYYQFEQFVFNRQWQSLRRAAQEKKITLIGDIPIYTALDSVDVWTHQEFYKLDRQTLTPTHVAGVPPDYFSSTGQRWGNPVYCWHDDQGRINHALVNWWQERFNHIFSGMDMVRIDHFRGLESYWEIPAAEKTAIKGRWVPGPGLAFFEALDLKKMSIIAEDLGVITPEVEELRDALGLPGMKILQFAFDSDMSNPYLPHNYKTGNCVVYTGTHDNDTSLGWYLGDKCSARAGAALRRYANSNGNDIARDMVRIALASVADLAIIPLQDLLGFGSDCRMNTPSTMKNNWRWRCAPRFLNNQLSARLQDDTGFYNRLPDKTGNTDQPTGSNTPDQEPW
- a CDS encoding DUF502 domain-containing protein; translation: MKRLSRYFLEGLLVLVPLVVTIYVITVIFLKIDHLFNFTTPGLGVAATLLLITLVGFVASNFLTRKLVRLIETLFTRLPLIKMIYSSIKDLVNAFVGDKKSFNRPVLVSLSADNGIQAVGFITRDNLEHIGISGRMAVYFPQSYNFAGNLVVVPNERVFPLDADPGDVMSFVVSGGISEAGNKRTIKTVDSGRKKQC
- a CDS encoding flavodoxin family protein; protein product: MDVLAFLGSPRKGGNSEVLLKAMLKGVEAAGGRPEIIRLCDLDISACTSCGDCDKTGECVIKDDMTPLYKKIINTRLIILASPIFFYGITAQAKAFVDRTQALWNRKRLAKEKGAWRQDPERRGFFLSVAATRGERVFEGAVRCMKYAFDAMDMRYDNQLLVRGLDRRGEAKKAGRFLAAAEEAGRNFIRRQNVHVA